From a region of the Micromonospora tarapacensis genome:
- a CDS encoding DUF4142 domain-containing protein, whose amino-acid sequence MAPLDSARRRQGNRSRRLAVLLTTIAAALVVLPGMALAAPAGQQLNAADQALLDGVRLAGLWEMPAGQMAAEKGQSPVVREIGAEIARQHEELDRITVDAANKLGAIIPNAPTAEQQGWLTEMKDATGARFDRIFVTRLRVAHGKIFPVIGAVRSSTRNPVIRDLANEANIFVGDHMTMLESTGLVRWAELPPAALPAPGNDGLLAAASANTGPGIGVSNTVIWAIFLGALGTGGFLTYRMFRRS is encoded by the coding sequence ATGGCACCGCTGGATTCCGCTCGTCGCCGGCAGGGCAACCGGTCCCGTCGCTTGGCGGTGCTGCTCACCACGATCGCCGCAGCCCTTGTCGTACTGCCCGGCATGGCGTTGGCCGCGCCGGCCGGTCAGCAACTCAACGCCGCCGACCAGGCTCTGCTCGACGGGGTGCGGCTGGCCGGGCTCTGGGAGATGCCGGCCGGGCAGATGGCCGCCGAGAAGGGACAGTCGCCGGTCGTGCGAGAGATCGGTGCGGAGATCGCCCGGCAGCACGAGGAACTGGACCGGATCACCGTGGACGCCGCCAACAAGCTCGGCGCGATCATCCCGAACGCGCCCACCGCGGAGCAGCAGGGCTGGCTGACCGAGATGAAGGACGCCACCGGCGCCCGCTTCGACCGGATCTTCGTCACCCGCCTCCGGGTCGCCCACGGCAAGATCTTCCCGGTCATCGGCGCCGTCCGCTCCAGCACCCGCAACCCCGTTATCCGGGACCTGGCCAACGAGGCGAACATCTTCGTCGGCGACCACATGACGATGCTGGAGAGCACCGGGTTGGTCCGCTGGGCCGAGTTGCCGCCCGCGGCGCTGCCCGCGCCGGGCAACGACGGCCTGCTCGCCGCCGCCTCGGCCAACACCGGCCCGGGGATCGGCGTCAGCAACACCGTCATCTGGGCGATCTTCCTCGGCGCGCTCGGCACCGGCGGCTTCCTCACGTACCGCATGTTCCGTCGCAGCTAG
- a CDS encoding sugar ABC transporter substrate-binding protein — MRKGFLAVSAVGLLALGSVTACANESGDQAGSDKTPKIGVILPDSKSSARWEGADRKFLEEAFKAANVDYDIQNAQGDKTQFQTIADQMITSGVTALMIVNLDSGTGKAVLDKAKSQGVATIDYDRLTLGGSAEYYVSFDNEAVGKLQGEGLVKCLTDANVQKPAISYLNGSPTDNNATLFKNGYDSVLKPKFDAGEYTQVADDSVPDWDNAQAATIFEQQMTKAGGKIDGVLAANDGLGNAAISVLKKNKLNGKVPVTGQDATPQGLQNILAGDQCMTVYKAIKQEADAAAELAIGLAKGERKETGQTVKDPEGGRDVPSVLLTPTAIYKENVKDVIADGFVTKEEVCTADFAKLCTDAGIS; from the coding sequence ATGCGCAAGGGCTTCCTCGCCGTCAGCGCCGTGGGCCTGCTGGCCCTCGGCAGCGTGACGGCCTGCGCCAACGAATCCGGCGACCAGGCCGGGTCCGACAAGACCCCGAAGATCGGCGTGATCCTTCCGGACAGCAAGTCCTCCGCCCGCTGGGAGGGCGCGGACCGCAAGTTCCTCGAAGAGGCTTTCAAGGCCGCCAACGTCGATTACGACATCCAGAACGCCCAGGGTGACAAGACCCAGTTCCAGACGATCGCCGACCAGATGATCACGAGTGGCGTCACCGCGCTGATGATCGTCAACCTGGACTCGGGCACCGGCAAGGCCGTCCTCGACAAGGCCAAGTCGCAGGGCGTCGCCACCATCGACTACGACCGCCTCACCCTCGGCGGCTCGGCGGAGTACTACGTCAGCTTCGACAACGAGGCCGTCGGCAAGCTCCAGGGCGAGGGCCTCGTCAAGTGCCTCACCGACGCGAACGTGCAGAAGCCGGCGATCTCCTACCTGAACGGCTCGCCGACCGACAACAACGCCACCCTGTTCAAGAACGGCTACGACTCGGTGCTCAAGCCGAAGTTCGACGCCGGCGAGTACACCCAGGTCGCCGACGACTCGGTGCCGGACTGGGACAACGCCCAGGCCGCCACCATCTTCGAGCAACAGATGACGAAGGCCGGCGGCAAGATCGACGGCGTGCTGGCCGCGAATGACGGCCTCGGCAACGCCGCCATCTCGGTGCTGAAGAAGAACAAGCTCAACGGCAAGGTTCCGGTGACCGGCCAGGACGCCACCCCGCAGGGCCTGCAGAACATCCTCGCCGGCGACCAGTGCATGACCGTCTACAAGGCGATCAAGCAGGAGGCCGACGCCGCCGCCGAGCTGGCCATCGGGCTCGCCAAGGGTGAGCGCAAGGAGACCGGCCAGACGGTGAAGGACCCCGAGGGCGGCCGTGACGTGCCGTCCGTCCTGCTCACCCCGACGGCGATCTACAAGGAGAACGTCAAGGACGTCATCGCCGACGGCTTCGTGACCAAGGAAGAGGTCTGCACCGCCGACTTCGCCAAGCTCTGCACCGACGCGGGTATCAGCTGA
- a CDS encoding sugar ABC transporter permease: MSTTAVKQEGPAAVTSSPSVGSHARDYWRRVRGGDIGALPAVLGLLVLCTVFSIMRPSFLTAGNLANLFTQGAAVTLIAMGLVFVLLLGEIDLSAGFASGVCAAVLANVVTVLGYPWYVAVLAAVLTGMIIGTTLGFLVAKVGIPSFVVTLAGFLAFQGVVLLLMEEGRNISVRDSVLVAIANRNLPPVLGWTLAAVAVVGYAAVQLRRYRSRAARGLVNDPFTVVLARIGGLTLILGLAVYVLNLERSRNVLISSLKGVPIVVPIIAVLLVLGTFVLHRTSYGRHIYAVGGNREAARRAGIDVDRIRISVFVICSTMAAIGGIVAASRANSVDPNTGGSNVLLYAVGAAVIGGTSLFGGKGRVLDAVLGGAVVAVIDNGMGLMGYSSGIKYVVTGVVLLLAASVDALSRRRAATGNR, translated from the coding sequence ATGAGCACCACGGCCGTCAAGCAGGAGGGTCCGGCCGCCGTCACGTCGTCGCCCTCCGTGGGCAGCCACGCCCGCGACTACTGGCGGCGGGTACGCGGGGGCGACATCGGTGCGCTGCCCGCCGTCCTCGGCCTGCTCGTCCTCTGCACGGTCTTCTCGATCATGCGACCGTCGTTCCTCACCGCCGGCAACCTCGCCAACCTGTTCACCCAGGGCGCGGCCGTCACCCTGATCGCGATGGGTCTGGTCTTCGTCCTGCTGCTGGGTGAGATCGACCTGTCGGCCGGCTTCGCCAGCGGCGTCTGCGCGGCGGTCCTGGCCAACGTGGTGACGGTGTTGGGCTACCCGTGGTACGTCGCGGTGCTCGCCGCCGTGCTCACCGGCATGATCATCGGCACCACGCTCGGTTTCCTGGTCGCCAAGGTCGGCATCCCCTCCTTCGTGGTCACCCTGGCCGGCTTCCTGGCCTTCCAGGGTGTGGTGCTGCTGCTGATGGAGGAAGGCCGCAACATCTCGGTGCGCGATTCGGTGCTGGTGGCCATCGCCAACCGCAACCTGCCGCCGGTGCTCGGCTGGACGCTCGCCGCCGTCGCCGTCGTCGGCTACGCCGCGGTGCAGCTGCGTCGATACCGCAGCCGCGCCGCGCGGGGCCTGGTCAACGACCCGTTCACGGTGGTGCTGGCCCGGATCGGCGGGCTGACGCTGATCCTCGGCCTCGCGGTCTACGTGCTCAACCTGGAGCGCAGCCGCAACGTGCTGATCAGCTCGCTCAAGGGCGTGCCGATCGTGGTGCCGATCATCGCCGTGCTGCTCGTGCTCGGGACGTTCGTCCTCCACCGCACCAGCTACGGCCGGCACATCTACGCGGTCGGTGGCAACCGGGAGGCCGCCCGCCGGGCCGGCATCGACGTGGACCGGATCCGCATCTCGGTCTTCGTGATCTGCTCGACCATGGCCGCGATCGGCGGCATCGTGGCGGCCAGCCGGGCCAACTCCGTGGACCCGAACACCGGCGGCAGCAACGTGCTGCTCTACGCCGTCGGCGCGGCGGTGATCGGTGGCACCAGCCTCTTCGGCGGCAAGGGTCGCGTCCTCGACGCGGTGCTCGGCGGCGCCGTGGTCGCGGTGATCGACAACGGCATGGGTCTGATGGGCTACAGCTCGGGCATCAAGTACGTGGTCACCGGCGTGGTGCTGCTGCTGGCCGCCAGCGTCGACGCGCTGTCCCGACGACGCGCCGCTACCGGCAACCGCTGA
- the tsaD gene encoding tRNA (adenosine(37)-N6)-threonylcarbamoyltransferase complex transferase subunit TsaD: MADEPLILGIETSCDETGVGVVRGHTLLADALASSVEQHARFGGVVPEVASRAHLEAIVPTMERALTEAGVSLADVDAIAVTAGPGLAGALLVGVAAAKGYAVAAEKPVYGVNHLAAHVAVDTLEHGPLPEPAIAMLVSGGHSSLLLVDDLARGVTPLGATIDDAAGEAFDKVARLLGLPFPGGPYIDREARAGDPAAIAFPRGLTAAKDLAAHRYDFSFSGLKTAVARWVEARQRAGEAVPVADVAASFQEAVCDVLVGKALEACRANGIETLVIGGGVAANSRLRAMAEQRAARHGIRVRVPRPGLCTDNGAMVAALGAHLVASGVAPSRLDLPADSAMPLTTVSV; this comes from the coding sequence ATGGCTGACGAACCACTGATCCTCGGCATCGAGACCTCGTGCGACGAGACCGGCGTCGGCGTCGTACGCGGCCACACCCTGCTCGCCGACGCACTCGCATCCAGTGTGGAGCAGCATGCCCGGTTCGGCGGGGTGGTGCCCGAGGTGGCCAGCCGGGCACACCTGGAGGCCATCGTGCCGACCATGGAGCGGGCGCTGACCGAGGCCGGGGTGAGCCTCGCCGACGTCGACGCGATCGCGGTCACCGCCGGCCCCGGCCTGGCCGGTGCGCTGCTGGTCGGGGTGGCGGCGGCCAAGGGGTACGCGGTCGCCGCCGAGAAGCCCGTCTACGGCGTCAACCACCTGGCCGCGCACGTCGCCGTGGACACCCTGGAGCACGGTCCGCTGCCCGAGCCGGCGATCGCGATGCTGGTCTCCGGCGGGCACTCGTCCCTGCTCCTGGTCGACGACCTGGCCCGGGGGGTGACCCCGCTGGGCGCCACCATCGACGACGCGGCCGGCGAGGCGTTCGACAAGGTCGCCCGGCTGCTCGGCCTGCCGTTCCCCGGCGGGCCGTACATCGACCGGGAGGCCCGTGCCGGAGACCCGGCGGCGATCGCCTTCCCGCGCGGGCTGACCGCGGCCAAGGACCTCGCCGCGCACCGCTACGACTTCTCCTTCTCCGGGCTGAAGACCGCGGTGGCGCGTTGGGTGGAGGCACGGCAGCGGGCCGGCGAGGCGGTCCCGGTGGCCGACGTCGCCGCGTCCTTCCAGGAGGCGGTCTGCGACGTGCTGGTCGGCAAGGCGTTGGAGGCCTGCCGCGCCAACGGCATCGAAACCCTGGTGATCGGCGGGGGAGTGGCGGCCAACTCGCGGCTGCGTGCGATGGCCGAGCAGCGGGCCGCCCGGCACGGCATCCGGGTCCGGGTGCCCCGGCCCGGGCTCTGCACGGACAACGGCGCGATGGTGGCGGCGCTCGGCGCGCACCTGGTCGCCTCGGGCGTCGCGCCGAGCCGGCTCGACCTGCCCGCGGATTCGGCGATGCCGCTGACCACGGTCAGCGTCTGA
- the groES gene encoding co-chaperone GroES, which translates to MPVTTATKVAIKPLEDRIVVQANEAETTTASGIVIPDTAKEKPQEGTVLAVGPGRIDDKGNRVPIDVSVGDTVLYSKYGGTEVKYAGEEYLVLSARDVLAVIEK; encoded by the coding sequence ATGCCCGTGACTACCGCGACCAAGGTTGCGATCAAGCCGCTCGAGGACCGCATCGTGGTCCAGGCGAACGAGGCCGAGACCACCACCGCCTCGGGCATCGTGATCCCCGACACCGCCAAGGAGAAGCCGCAGGAGGGCACCGTCCTCGCTGTCGGCCCGGGCCGGATCGACGACAAGGGCAACCGCGTGCCGATCGACGTCTCCGTCGGCGACACCGTCCTCTACTCGAAGTACGGCGGCACCGAGGTCAAGTACGCCGGCGAGGAGTACCTGGTGCTCTCCGCCCGCGACGTCCTCGCGGTCATCGAGAAGTAA
- a CDS encoding ATP-binding cassette domain-containing protein — protein MSATPLLELRGIDKSFGPVQVLRDVAFAAYPGEVTALVGDNGAGKSTLVKCISGIYPTDGGQFVFDGRPAHIHSPRDAASLGIEVVYQDLALCDNLDIVQNMFLGREKRSGIVLDEPTMEQMAADTLAGLSVRTVKSLRQLVSSLSGGQRQTVAIAKAVLWNSKLVILDEPTAALGVAQTAQVLELVRRLADNGLAVVLISHNMNDVFAVSDRIAALYLGQMVAQVKTTDITHAQVVELITAGRSGGLGLTAEPANGGNGATPAGTTSGGVS, from the coding sequence GTGTCCGCGACCCCTCTGCTGGAGCTACGCGGGATCGACAAGAGCTTCGGTCCCGTCCAGGTCCTGCGCGACGTCGCCTTCGCCGCCTACCCGGGCGAGGTGACCGCGCTCGTCGGCGACAACGGCGCCGGCAAGTCGACCCTGGTCAAGTGCATCAGCGGCATCTATCCCACCGACGGTGGGCAGTTCGTCTTCGACGGCCGCCCGGCGCACATCCACAGCCCGCGCGACGCCGCCTCGCTCGGCATCGAGGTCGTGTACCAGGACCTCGCGCTCTGCGACAACCTCGACATCGTGCAGAACATGTTCCTCGGCCGCGAGAAGCGCAGCGGCATCGTCCTCGACGAGCCGACGATGGAGCAGATGGCGGCGGACACCCTGGCCGGGCTCTCGGTACGCACCGTCAAGTCGCTTCGCCAGCTGGTCTCCAGCCTCTCCGGTGGCCAGCGCCAGACCGTGGCCATCGCCAAGGCGGTGCTCTGGAACAGCAAGCTGGTCATCCTGGACGAGCCGACCGCCGCGCTCGGCGTCGCGCAGACCGCCCAGGTGCTCGAACTGGTCCGCCGGCTGGCCGACAACGGCCTGGCCGTGGTGCTCATCTCGCACAACATGAACGACGTCTTCGCCGTCTCCGACCGGATCGCCGCGCTCTACCTCGGTCAGATGGTCGCCCAGGTGAAGACCACCGACATCACCCACGCCCAGGTGGTCGAGCTGATCACCGCCGGTCGCTCCGGCGGGCTCGGGCTCACCGCCGAACCGGCCAACGGCGGCAACGGCGCGACACCGGCCGGCACCACCTCAGGAGGCGTCTCATGA
- a CDS encoding ROK family transcriptional regulator encodes MRVGPSQDEIRRQNLGALLRHVHVHGATTRAELTTTLGLNRSTIGALTADLAAAGLVTEGAPRETGRAGRPSLVVRPESDRVFAYAYSIEVDRLRAARVGLGGAVLDRRELDRPRGLTATEAAPLLAGAVKEMRQALPDGAVCVGAGVAVCGMVRRDDGLVRLGPTTGWVDEPIGTALGAELGVDVPVTVGNVADVAAFAEHARGAAAGCDNVIYLYGDVGVGAGIIAGGRRLTGHGGYSGEVGHMVVVRNGARCECGNRGCWETEIGEHGLLRAAGRSDARGREAMLAVIDAADRGDAQAQTAVRQAGDWLGFGVANLVNIFNPEMVIFGGTMRDLYLAAAAQMRSRLNSNGLPACLEHVRLRTPKLGEDAPLVGAAELAFDRLLADPLDVG; translated from the coding sequence ATGCGCGTAGGACCGAGCCAGGACGAGATCCGTCGACAGAATCTCGGCGCCCTGCTACGCCACGTGCACGTGCACGGCGCCACCACGCGCGCGGAGCTGACCACCACGCTGGGGCTGAACCGGAGCACCATCGGCGCGCTCACCGCCGACCTCGCCGCGGCCGGCCTGGTGACTGAGGGGGCGCCGAGGGAAACCGGCCGGGCCGGACGACCGTCGTTGGTCGTCCGGCCCGAGTCGGACCGGGTGTTCGCGTACGCGTACAGCATCGAGGTGGATCGGCTACGGGCCGCCCGGGTCGGACTCGGCGGCGCGGTGCTCGACCGCCGGGAGCTGGACCGGCCGCGCGGTCTCACCGCCACGGAGGCCGCGCCGCTGCTGGCCGGCGCGGTCAAGGAGATGCGGCAGGCGCTGCCGGACGGGGCCGTCTGCGTCGGCGCCGGGGTGGCGGTCTGCGGCATGGTGCGCCGCGACGACGGCCTGGTCCGGCTGGGGCCGACGACCGGTTGGGTGGACGAGCCGATCGGCACGGCGCTCGGCGCCGAACTCGGCGTCGACGTGCCGGTCACCGTCGGCAACGTGGCCGACGTGGCGGCCTTCGCCGAGCACGCCCGCGGCGCGGCGGCCGGCTGCGACAACGTCATCTACCTCTACGGCGACGTCGGCGTGGGCGCCGGGATCATCGCCGGCGGGCGGCGGCTGACCGGGCACGGCGGCTACAGCGGCGAGGTCGGGCACATGGTGGTGGTCCGGAACGGGGCACGCTGCGAGTGCGGCAACCGGGGCTGCTGGGAGACCGAGATCGGCGAGCACGGGCTGCTCCGGGCCGCCGGTCGTTCCGACGCCCGGGGCCGGGAGGCGATGCTGGCCGTCATCGACGCCGCCGACCGCGGCGACGCCCAGGCCCAGACCGCGGTCCGCCAGGCCGGCGACTGGCTCGGCTTCGGCGTGGCCAACCTGGTCAACATCTTCAACCCGGAGATGGTCATCTTCGGCGGCACCATGCGCGACCTCTACCTGGCCGCCGCCGCCCAGATGCGCAGCCGGCTCAACTCCAACGGCCTGCCCGCCTGCCTGGAACACGTACGGCTGCGTACGCCGAAGCTCGGCGAGGACGCCCCCCTGGTCGGTGCCGCCGAACTCGCCTTCGACCGGTTGCTCGCCGACCCGCTCGACGTCGGCTGA
- a CDS encoding helix-turn-helix domain-containing protein, with product MADVPTLGFLRDQLRRARKVRGLSQEELSKMINYSTSAVSAMEIGPNQLSADYLARVDKVLETGGLFVGMLELIRLHAEPDWFRPWGEIEREAVALRWYDPAVVPGLLQTEAYARAMLRAGPPLTDEQIEKRVLARMARQEVLTREEPPQLVAVLDEQVLRRQVGKRATMREQLEHLRGLADRPHVQVRIVPAETPWYIGLNGPFVLARLADGTEVAHLDNQLRGHTVDSPNDLAALGRQWETVAGEALPHRQSARLIEEVAKSWT from the coding sequence ATGGCGGACGTACCAACCCTGGGGTTCCTGCGCGACCAGCTGCGCCGGGCCCGCAAAGTACGCGGGCTCAGCCAGGAGGAGTTGAGCAAGATGATCAACTACTCCACCTCGGCGGTGAGCGCGATGGAGATCGGCCCGAACCAGCTCAGCGCCGACTACCTGGCCCGGGTCGACAAGGTGCTGGAAACCGGCGGTCTCTTCGTCGGGATGCTGGAGCTGATCCGGCTGCACGCCGAGCCGGACTGGTTCCGGCCGTGGGGCGAGATCGAACGGGAGGCGGTCGCGCTGCGCTGGTACGACCCGGCCGTGGTGCCGGGCCTGCTCCAGACCGAGGCGTACGCACGGGCGATGCTCCGGGCCGGTCCGCCGCTGACCGACGAGCAGATCGAGAAGCGGGTGCTGGCCCGGATGGCCCGGCAGGAGGTGCTCACCCGCGAGGAGCCACCGCAGCTCGTCGCGGTGCTCGACGAGCAGGTGCTGCGCCGGCAGGTCGGCAAGCGCGCGACCATGCGCGAGCAACTGGAGCACCTGCGCGGCCTCGCCGACCGCCCGCACGTCCAGGTCCGGATCGTGCCGGCCGAGACCCCGTGGTACATCGGGCTCAACGGCCCCTTCGTGCTGGCCCGGCTGGCCGACGGCACCGAGGTGGCGCACCTGGACAACCAGCTCCGGGGGCACACCGTGGACAGTCCGAACGACCTTGCCGCCCTGGGGCGGCAGTGGGAGACTGTGGCCGGTGAGGCGCTGCCGCACCGGCAGTCCGCCCGCCTGATCGAGGAAGTGGCGAAGTCATGGACCTGA
- a CDS encoding THUMP-like domain-containing protein, with amino-acid sequence MDLEQFAALRTPEGSAALDAAARVAGGDPLAAAVALRSAGVPGGLAAAALTQAELRRRATGKFGPAAAGMFFTRPGLEQATRRVVADRRARRLRAAGVRTLADLGCGLGADALAAARVDIRVYAVEADPLTAALAEANAQAAGLADLVTVECGDATAFDVTRVEAVFCDPARRRAGTGRRIFDPNSYSPPWDFVTGLAERVPRTVVKVAPGIDHALIPPGAEAEWVSVDGDLVEAALWCGDLAEVSRRATVLKERLPVDASGGAAAPAHQPPDRADGPAAYQLTGTGAREAPVGAVRRFVYDPDPAVVRAHLIAELAADLDATLADPTIAYLYADAAQRTPYARCLAVTDVLPFSLKRLRVLLRERRVGRVEILKRGSALEPERLRRDLRLAGDQSASLVLTRVAAAPTVLVCRPAD; translated from the coding sequence GTGGATCTGGAGCAGTTCGCCGCGTTGCGTACGCCCGAGGGGTCGGCCGCGCTCGACGCGGCGGCCCGGGTGGCCGGCGGCGATCCGCTGGCCGCGGCGGTGGCGCTGCGCTCGGCCGGGGTGCCCGGCGGGCTCGCGGCGGCAGCACTGACCCAGGCCGAGCTGCGCCGCCGGGCGACCGGCAAGTTCGGGCCGGCGGCGGCCGGGATGTTCTTCACCCGGCCCGGGCTGGAGCAGGCCACCCGGCGGGTCGTCGCCGACCGGCGGGCGCGGCGGCTGCGCGCCGCCGGGGTGCGCACACTGGCCGACCTGGGCTGCGGGCTGGGCGCCGACGCGCTCGCCGCCGCCCGCGTCGACATCCGGGTGTACGCGGTGGAGGCGGACCCGCTCACCGCTGCGCTGGCCGAGGCGAACGCCCAGGCCGCCGGACTGGCCGACCTGGTCACCGTCGAGTGTGGCGACGCGACGGCGTTCGACGTGACCCGGGTCGAGGCGGTCTTCTGCGACCCGGCCCGACGCCGAGCCGGCACCGGTCGCCGGATCTTCGACCCGAACTCGTACTCACCGCCGTGGGACTTCGTGACCGGCCTGGCCGAACGGGTGCCGCGCACGGTGGTGAAGGTCGCGCCGGGGATCGACCACGCGCTGATCCCGCCCGGCGCGGAGGCGGAGTGGGTGAGCGTCGACGGTGACCTGGTCGAGGCGGCCCTCTGGTGCGGCGACCTGGCCGAGGTCTCCCGCCGGGCGACCGTGTTGAAGGAGAGGCTTCCGGTTGACGCCTCAGGTGGAGCAGCGGCCCCCGCCCATCAACCGCCCGACCGCGCCGACGGCCCGGCGGCGTACCAGCTGACCGGAACGGGGGCGCGCGAGGCACCGGTCGGGGCGGTGCGGCGCTTCGTGTACGACCCGGATCCGGCGGTGGTGCGTGCGCACCTGATCGCCGAGCTGGCCGCCGACCTGGACGCCACCCTCGCCGACCCGACCATCGCCTACCTCTACGCCGACGCGGCCCAGCGCACGCCGTACGCCCGCTGCCTGGCGGTGACCGACGTGCTGCCGTTCTCCCTCAAGCGGTTGCGGGTGCTGCTGCGGGAGCGCCGGGTCGGCCGGGTGGAGATCCTCAAGCGCGGCTCCGCGCTGGAACCCGAGCGGCTCCGGCGCGACCTGCGGCTGGCCGGCGACCAGTCGGCGAGCCTGGTGCTCACCCGGGTCGCCGCCGCCCCGACGGTCCTGGTCTGCCGCCCGGCGGACTGA
- a CDS encoding copper resistance CopC/CopD family protein, whose product MAPRTRAAVLLGLILAALCAALGPAGPVAAHAVVVATTPLRDEVLGYAPREVLVTFSESVAVVPGRVQVLAPDGKRINVGEPEVRDRTMRIELRPADRPLGTYLVSYRVISADSHPVAGSFTFAAGAPSATPPTPPTESENPAGTLVPAAKYLGYLGLLLAVGPPLLAATMWPRRRSRRGATTTALFGLGLVAAGTLGTWVGQAAQVVGAPLGQLSPADLRAVADSDIGVLLAVRLALVGLAAALLPAAVRGTAGRAGGGALAVVGLAGMVTWPLAGHPVASPLPPVSIVLGTVHIAGVTVWLGGLLALTVFLLRGTHQRVLGRILPAWSRLATLAVAWLVAAGLGQAAIELGRPSALLGSTYGQLLCAKAALLAGILGVAAGQRRLIRRQVAAGRPRRVTRAAGLELAATAAVLALTAILVQTPPGRTAGTAADGVTREGVAQSLTTDLFTLQFDVYPAVAGTANSLHAYVYTPQAKELPVAEWTVTAALPAAGIEPITVQVDALEPHHASAEIHFPVAGDWTLRITARTSEIDRSTATTTVTIR is encoded by the coding sequence ATGGCTCCCCGAACCCGAGCCGCCGTCCTGCTCGGGCTGATCCTGGCCGCCCTGTGCGCCGCCCTGGGCCCCGCCGGCCCGGTGGCGGCGCACGCCGTCGTGGTGGCCACCACGCCGCTGCGCGACGAGGTGCTCGGTTACGCACCGCGCGAGGTGCTGGTGACCTTCAGCGAGTCGGTCGCCGTGGTGCCGGGCCGGGTGCAGGTGCTCGCGCCCGACGGCAAGCGGATCAACGTCGGCGAGCCGGAGGTCCGGGACCGGACCATGCGGATCGAGCTGCGGCCCGCAGACCGCCCGCTCGGCACCTACCTGGTCAGCTACCGCGTCATCTCGGCGGACAGCCATCCGGTCGCCGGCAGCTTCACCTTCGCTGCCGGGGCGCCGTCGGCAACGCCGCCGACGCCGCCGACGGAATCCGAGAACCCGGCCGGGACACTGGTGCCGGCGGCGAAGTACCTCGGTTACCTGGGCCTGCTGCTGGCCGTCGGTCCGCCGCTGCTGGCCGCGACCATGTGGCCCCGCCGGCGCTCCCGCCGAGGCGCGACGACCACGGCGCTGTTCGGGCTCGGCCTGGTCGCCGCCGGCACGCTCGGCACCTGGGTCGGGCAGGCCGCCCAGGTGGTCGGCGCGCCGCTCGGGCAGTTGTCCCCGGCCGACCTGCGCGCCGTCGCGGACAGCGACATCGGCGTGCTGCTGGCCGTCCGGCTGGCCCTGGTCGGCCTGGCCGCGGCCCTGCTGCCGGCGGCGGTACGCGGCACCGCCGGCCGGGCGGGTGGCGGTGCGCTGGCGGTGGTGGGCCTTGCCGGGATGGTCACCTGGCCGTTGGCCGGGCATCCGGTCGCCTCACCGCTGCCGCCGGTGAGCATCGTGCTGGGCACCGTGCACATCGCCGGGGTGACCGTCTGGCTGGGCGGTCTGCTCGCCCTCACCGTCTTCCTGCTCCGGGGCACCCACCAGCGGGTTCTCGGCCGGATCCTGCCCGCCTGGTCGCGGCTGGCCACCCTCGCGGTGGCCTGGCTGGTGGCCGCCGGGCTGGGCCAGGCCGCGATCGAACTCGGCCGGCCCTCGGCCCTGCTCGGCAGCACCTACGGCCAACTTCTGTGCGCCAAGGCGGCACTGCTGGCCGGGATCCTGGGCGTGGCGGCCGGGCAGCGGCGGCTGATCCGCCGGCAGGTCGCCGCCGGTCGACCCCGGCGGGTCACCCGGGCGGCCGGGCTCGAACTCGCCGCGACGGCGGCGGTGCTGGCGCTGACGGCGATCCTGGTGCAGACCCCGCCCGGCCGTACCGCCGGCACGGCGGCCGACGGGGTGACCCGGGAGGGTGTCGCGCAGTCGCTCACCACCGATCTGTTCACGCTCCAGTTCGACGTCTACCCGGCGGTGGCCGGCACCGCGAACAGCCTGCACGCCTACGTCTACACCCCGCAGGCGAAGGAGTTGCCGGTGGCGGAGTGGACCGTCACGGCCGCCCTGCCGGCGGCCGGCATCGAGCCGATCACCGTCCAGGTCGACGCGCTGGAACCGCATCACGCCAGCGCGGAGATCCACTTTCCGGTGGCCGGTGACTGGACGCTGCGCATCACCGCCCGGACCAGCGAGATCGACCGCTCCACCGCCACCACGACGGTGACCATCCGCTGA